The proteins below are encoded in one region of Amycolatopsis acidiphila:
- the trmD gene encoding tRNA (guanosine(37)-N1)-methyltransferase TrmD produces MRIDVITIFPEYLDPLRAALLGRAIERGLIEVGVHDLRDWTHDVHRAVDDAPYGGGPGMVMKPQVWGDALDAVCGEATRLVVPTPAGRPFTQEMARAYAQEEHLVFACGRYEGIDQRVVDDAARRMPVDEVSIGDYVLVGGEAAVLVMVEAAVRLLPGVLGNPVSAEQDSFSDGLLEGPSYTRPEVWRELAVPEVLRSGNHALIERWRRDQALERTLRRRPELLDRLPEGNLDKRDLALLDRVRGEQRQAG; encoded by the coding sequence ATGCGGATCGACGTCATCACGATCTTCCCCGAGTACCTGGACCCCCTGCGCGCGGCGCTGCTGGGCCGTGCCATCGAGCGCGGCCTCATCGAGGTCGGCGTGCACGACCTGCGGGACTGGACGCACGACGTGCACCGCGCCGTGGACGACGCGCCGTACGGCGGCGGTCCCGGCATGGTCATGAAGCCGCAGGTCTGGGGCGACGCGCTGGACGCGGTGTGCGGCGAAGCCACCCGGCTCGTCGTGCCGACGCCCGCCGGCCGCCCGTTCACGCAGGAGATGGCGCGGGCGTACGCGCAGGAGGAGCACCTGGTGTTCGCCTGCGGCCGGTACGAGGGCATCGACCAGCGGGTCGTCGACGACGCGGCCCGGCGGATGCCGGTCGACGAGGTGTCCATCGGCGACTACGTGCTGGTCGGCGGTGAGGCCGCGGTGCTGGTGATGGTCGAGGCGGCCGTGCGCCTGTTGCCCGGCGTCCTCGGCAACCCCGTCTCGGCGGAGCAGGACTCGTTCTCCGACGGCCTGCTCGAAGGCCCCAGCTACACCCGGCCGGAGGTGTGGCGGGAGCTGGCCGTGCCCGAGGTGCTCCGGTCCGGCAACCACGCCCTCATCGAGCGCTGGCGCCGGGACCAGGCGCTGGAGCGGACCCTGCGGCGGCGGCCCGAGCTGCTGGACCGGCTGCCGGAGGGTAACCTGGACAAGCGCGATCTCGCCTTGCTCGACCGTGTCCGCGGGGAGCAGCGGCAGGCCGGGTGA
- the rplS gene encoding 50S ribosomal protein L19, translating into MNTLDSLDAQSLRSDIPNFRPGDTLKVHVRVIEGNRERNQIFQGVVIRRQGGGIRETFTVRKVSFGVGVERTFPVHSPNIAQIEVFKRGDVRRAKLYYLRELRGKAAKIKERREAPTAS; encoded by the coding sequence ATGAACACCCTGGACAGCCTGGACGCTCAGTCGCTGCGTTCCGACATTCCGAACTTCCGCCCGGGTGACACGCTGAAGGTGCACGTTCGCGTCATCGAAGGAAACCGCGAGCGCAACCAGATCTTCCAGGGCGTCGTCATCCGCCGTCAGGGCGGTGGCATCCGCGAGACCTTCACCGTGCGCAAGGTTTCGTTCGGTGTCGGCGTGGAGCGCACTTTCCCGGTGCATTCGCCCAACATCGCGCAGATCGAGGTCTTCAAGCGCGGCGACGTCCGGCGCGCGAAGCTGTACTACCTGCGCGAGCTGCGTGGCAAGGCGGCGAAGATCAAGGAGCGTCGCGAAGCCCCCACGGCCTCCTGA